In Rahnella sikkimica, the following are encoded in one genomic region:
- the der gene encoding ribosome biogenesis GTPase Der — translation MIPVVALVGRPNVGKSTLFNRLTKTRDALVADFPGLTRDRKYGRAEIEGNEFIIVDTGGIDGTEDGVETRMAGQSLLAIEEADIVLFMVDARAGLMPADQGIAQHLRSREKSTFLVANKTDGLDPDSAIGDFYSLGLGEVYAIAASHGRGVAQLIEHVLVPFVGEKPEEVELTEEEANAAYWAEQEATGDEIPEDEEDDFDPTTLPIKLAIVGRPNVGKSTLTNRILGEERVVVYDMPGTTRDSIYIPMVRDEREYVLIDTAGVRKRGKVTETVEKFSVIKTLKAIEDANVVMLVVDARDGISDQDLSLLGFILNSGRSLLIVVNKWDGMSEEARAQVKDQLDLRLGFVDFARIHFISALHGSGVGNLFESVIEAYTCATTRVSTSMLTRIMQMAADDHQPPLVNGRRVKLKYAHAGGYNPPIVVIHGNQVKDLADSYKRYLMNYFRRSLKVMGTPIRIQFKEGENPYEGKKNSLSPHQQRKRRRLMQHLKNKS, via the coding sequence ATGATACCTGTCGTTGCGCTTGTAGGGCGCCCGAATGTGGGTAAATCCACTTTATTTAACCGTTTAACCAAGACGCGTGATGCGCTGGTTGCGGATTTCCCGGGGCTTACGCGTGACCGCAAGTATGGTCGTGCAGAAATTGAGGGTAATGAATTCATCATCGTTGATACCGGCGGTATCGACGGTACGGAAGATGGCGTCGAAACCCGCATGGCCGGGCAGTCACTGCTGGCAATCGAAGAAGCCGACATCGTCTTATTCATGGTCGATGCACGTGCGGGCCTGATGCCTGCCGATCAGGGCATTGCCCAGCATCTTCGCAGCCGTGAAAAATCGACATTCCTGGTGGCGAACAAAACTGACGGTTTAGATCCTGACAGTGCGATCGGCGATTTCTATTCCCTCGGTCTGGGCGAAGTCTACGCAATCGCGGCTTCTCATGGTCGTGGCGTCGCGCAACTGATCGAACACGTTCTGGTGCCGTTTGTTGGCGAAAAACCAGAAGAAGTTGAGCTGACGGAAGAAGAAGCCAACGCCGCTTACTGGGCTGAACAGGAAGCAACCGGTGATGAAATCCCGGAAGATGAAGAAGACGATTTCGACCCAACGACTTTGCCGATCAAACTGGCTATCGTCGGGCGTCCGAACGTGGGTAAGTCCACACTGACTAACCGTATTCTGGGTGAAGAGCGCGTCGTGGTTTACGACATGCCGGGTACCACCCGTGACAGTATTTATATCCCGATGGTGCGTGATGAGCGTGAATACGTTCTGATCGACACCGCCGGTGTCCGTAAGCGCGGGAAAGTCACTGAAACGGTTGAGAAATTCTCCGTTATCAAAACGCTGAAAGCGATTGAAGATGCTAACGTCGTGATGCTGGTCGTCGATGCCCGCGACGGTATCTCCGATCAGGATCTTTCGCTGCTGGGCTTCATCCTTAACAGCGGTCGCTCACTGCTGATTGTGGTGAACAAGTGGGACGGAATGAGTGAAGAAGCCCGTGCTCAGGTCAAAGATCAGCTGGATCTGCGCCTCGGTTTTGTTGACTTTGCGCGTATCCACTTCATTTCTGCTCTGCACGGCAGCGGCGTGGGCAACCTGTTTGAATCCGTGATTGAAGCGTATACCTGCGCGACCACTCGCGTGAGCACTTCCATGCTGACCCGCATCATGCAGATGGCCGCTGACGACCATCAGCCACCGCTGGTAAACGGTCGCCGCGTTAAACTGAAATATGCGCATGCCGGGGGCTATAACCCGCCAATCGTGGTCATCCACGGTAACCAGGTGAAAGATCTGGCTGATTCCTACAAACGCTATCTGATGAACTACTTCCGTCGTTCACTGAAAGTGATGGGGACGCCTATCCGCATTCAGTTCAAAGAGGGCGAGAACCCGTATGAGGGTAAGAAAAACTCGCTGTCGCCGCACCAGCAACGTAAGCGCCGACGCCTGATGCAGCACCTGAAAAACAAATCCTAA
- a CDS encoding AEC family transporter translates to MFWQTWSFAFGVTVPNLLILLLGVMLRRTGLMDDNFNEKASRLVFNIALPCLLFFSVAQGHDSSGSNLPLALYGGIATVVSFLLLELVALKLVKDPRERGIFVQGGFRANTGIAGLAYASLAFGNEGIALGSMYLAVTVILFNVLSVITLTRSLKGGQGKRIGLKPILHGIITNPLIIGLVLGLAFQHSHLPMPATIASTGNFISGMALPLAMLCAGASLDWRAMFRSSNVAAWSSASRVIFVPALMTFGAWLFGFRGAALGVIFLFSCTPTAAGSYVMTRAMGGNATLAANIIAVTTLGSFFTTALGLYLLRTLGVI, encoded by the coding sequence ATGTTCTGGCAGACCTGGAGTTTTGCATTTGGCGTTACCGTTCCGAACTTACTGATCTTACTGCTGGGCGTGATGTTGCGCCGCACCGGGCTGATGGACGACAATTTCAACGAGAAAGCCAGCCGGTTGGTGTTTAACATTGCGCTGCCTTGCCTGCTTTTTTTCAGCGTCGCGCAGGGGCATGATTCCTCCGGCTCCAACCTCCCGCTGGCACTTTACGGTGGGATCGCCACCGTCGTTTCCTTTTTACTGCTGGAACTGGTTGCCCTTAAACTGGTGAAAGATCCGCGCGAACGCGGCATCTTCGTGCAGGGAGGGTTTCGCGCCAATACCGGTATCGCCGGTCTTGCATACGCGTCGCTGGCGTTCGGTAATGAAGGCATTGCTCTGGGCTCAATGTATCTGGCGGTGACGGTGATTCTTTTCAACGTACTGTCGGTGATTACACTGACCCGTAGCCTGAAAGGCGGGCAGGGGAAACGGATTGGACTGAAACCCATCTTGCACGGGATTATCACGAATCCGCTGATTATCGGTCTGGTGCTCGGTCTGGCATTCCAGCACAGCCATTTACCGATGCCCGCAACGATAGCCAGTACCGGCAATTTTATTTCCGGCATGGCACTGCCGCTGGCGATGTTGTGCGCCGGAGCAAGTCTGGACTGGCGTGCAATGTTCCGCAGTTCTAATGTCGCTGCCTGGTCTTCGGCTTCACGCGTGATTTTTGTCCCTGCGCTGATGACGTTCGGCGCCTGGCTGTTCGGTTTTCGTGGTGCCGCGCTGGGTGTGATTTTTCTCTTTTCCTGCACACCGACGGCAGCCGGTAGTTATGTCATGACGCGCGCGATGGGCGGCAATGCCACGCTGGCGGCGAATATTATTGCGGTGACCACGTTAGGATCATTTTTTACCACCGCTCTGGGGCTGTATTTATTACGCACACTGGGCGTTATTTAA
- a CDS encoding zinc ribbon domain-containing protein — protein MDAFCPVCSQPMNWVSGHFHCEPCQTSYTQTALCPDCHQPLQELKACGAVDYFCQNGHGMISKKRVQFTYSPYSQE, from the coding sequence ATGGATGCATTTTGTCCGGTTTGCAGTCAGCCCATGAACTGGGTGAGCGGTCACTTTCACTGTGAACCCTGTCAGACGAGTTACACACAAACGGCGTTATGCCCGGATTGCCATCAGCCGTTGCAGGAACTGAAAGCCTGCGGCGCGGTCGATTATTTCTGCCAAAACGGGCACGGGATGATTTCTAAAAAACGGGTACAGTTTACCTATTCCCCTTATTCGCAAGAGTGA
- a CDS encoding protealysin inhibitor emfourin has product MKPLDSLESNAVIEIYREGGIAFIPKLSGPRRVDLSGMSDGKRQEICQLINKTLPYAQEKENAGRGDQRYFRLEIYYASAETTASLVVIIPETQAPEELVDLWKQAPPDENHSCE; this is encoded by the coding sequence ATGAAACCTTTAGATTCGCTGGAAAGCAATGCGGTGATCGAGATTTATCGCGAAGGCGGCATTGCCTTTATTCCCAAACTCAGCGGGCCACGGCGGGTTGATCTTTCCGGAATGAGCGATGGTAAGCGGCAGGAAATCTGCCAGCTTATCAACAAAACATTGCCTTATGCGCAGGAAAAAGAAAACGCGGGTCGCGGCGACCAGCGTTATTTCCGGCTTGAGATTTATTACGCCTCGGCGGAAACCACCGCCAGTCTGGTGGTGATCATTCCTGAAACTCAGGCACCGGAAGAGCTGGTCGATTTATGGAAACAGGCACCGCCAGATGAAAATCACTCTTGCGAATAA
- a CDS encoding M4 family metallopeptidase: MNHSSAKRYNSVIPPYILNRIIEHGTEPQRNCARQTLVHVNTLMAQPYAKPQKITTARAGQVERDIYDAKNSTKLPGESVRKEGQASNGDVAVDEAYDYLGVTYDFFWQAYQRNSLDNKGLALLGTVHYDKGYQNAFWNGQQMVFGDGDGEIFNRFTIAIDVVGHELSHGVTESEAGLDYNGQSGALNESLSDVFGSLVKQFHLKQTADKADWIIGEGLLAKGIHGTGLRSMSHPGTAYDDPLLGKDPQPADMKGYVNTRDDNGGVHINSGIPNRAFYLAATQLGGNAWERAGYVWYDTVCDKSLPKNADFVTFAQLTVQHAGKRFDDTIAQAVREAWEQVGVM, encoded by the coding sequence ATGAATCATAGTTCAGCGAAGCGTTACAACAGCGTTATTCCGCCCTATATCCTCAACCGGATTATCGAACACGGCACCGAGCCTCAGCGCAATTGCGCCAGACAAACGCTGGTACATGTGAATACGCTGATGGCGCAGCCTTACGCCAAACCGCAAAAAATCACCACAGCCAGAGCCGGTCAGGTCGAGCGTGATATTTATGACGCGAAAAATTCCACAAAACTACCCGGTGAATCGGTGCGTAAAGAAGGTCAGGCTAGCAACGGGGATGTCGCCGTGGATGAAGCCTATGATTATCTCGGCGTGACCTATGATTTCTTCTGGCAGGCGTATCAGCGCAATTCCCTCGACAATAAAGGGCTGGCGTTGCTCGGCACCGTTCACTATGACAAAGGCTATCAGAACGCTTTCTGGAATGGCCAGCAAATGGTATTCGGCGACGGTGACGGTGAGATTTTCAACCGCTTCACGATTGCGATTGACGTTGTGGGCCACGAGCTTTCCCACGGTGTGACCGAAAGCGAAGCGGGTCTCGACTATAACGGGCAATCCGGCGCGCTGAACGAATCGCTTTCTGACGTTTTCGGCTCCCTGGTGAAACAGTTCCACCTGAAGCAAACGGCAGATAAAGCCGACTGGATTATCGGCGAAGGCCTGCTGGCAAAAGGCATTCACGGCACAGGCCTGCGTTCAATGTCACATCCGGGAACGGCCTACGATGACCCGCTGCTCGGTAAAGATCCTCAACCGGCCGACATGAAAGGGTATGTAAATACCCGCGACGATAACGGCGGCGTACACATTAATTCGGGGATCCCTAACCGTGCATTCTATCTGGCGGCGACCCAACTCGGAGGCAATGCCTGGGAGCGCGCGGGGTATGTCTGGTACGACACGGTGTGTGATAAATCCCTGCCGAAGAATGCTGACTTTGTGACCTTCGCTCAGCTCACGGTGCAACATGCCGGTAAACGGTTCGACGATACCATTGCACAGGCGGTTCGTGAGGCCTGGGAGCAGGTCGGAGTGATGTAA
- a CDS encoding LacI family DNA-binding transcriptional regulator — MKGKLNIQQISDQTGLSISTVSRVLAGKNNTSSKARDRVLECAKSQGVFDELSTGRLMLNNLMIFAPARAFDVRSDIFYYKVIQGILASTASHEVRVRYCAMEEENADAALFIAKMTDPLTEAVLLVGIDDPHIHQLAAEMAKPCVLVNCHDRHMRHDSVSPDHQTMGDFACDYLFAQGHTHIVTVQCLRRHTMELRLTGIKQAFSRNHQTFSDSQHLLNTSGFGAQESEQALLEYLDSLPPDQPLPTAILAGGDFMASGVVAALAKRGLSVPGDISVISTDGFNLAEIHDVPLTAVHVPRDELGAEAISLLQRRMLRPDAPHTTQLLQGKLVVRNSVRKATGRALTPRPHLLYDPLPDR; from the coding sequence TTGAAAGGAAAGTTAAATATCCAGCAAATTTCCGACCAGACGGGGCTGTCAATCAGTACAGTTTCACGGGTTCTGGCCGGAAAAAATAACACCAGCAGCAAAGCCCGCGATCGGGTTCTTGAATGCGCTAAATCACAGGGCGTTTTTGACGAACTGTCCACCGGCAGGCTGATGCTCAATAATCTGATGATCTTCGCCCCGGCCCGCGCCTTTGATGTGCGCAGTGATATTTTTTACTACAAGGTGATCCAGGGCATTCTGGCGTCCACCGCCAGTCACGAAGTGCGTGTCCGCTATTGTGCGATGGAAGAAGAAAACGCCGACGCCGCGCTGTTCATCGCCAAAATGACCGATCCGCTGACTGAAGCCGTTTTGCTGGTCGGCATCGACGATCCGCATATTCATCAGCTGGCGGCCGAAATGGCAAAACCCTGTGTGCTGGTCAATTGCCATGACCGGCATATGCGCCACGACAGCGTCAGCCCCGATCATCAGACAATGGGAGATTTCGCCTGCGATTATCTGTTCGCACAAGGCCATACGCACATCGTGACGGTGCAATGCCTGCGCCGTCATACTATGGAGCTGCGCCTGACCGGCATTAAGCAGGCATTCTCCCGCAACCATCAGACGTTCAGCGACAGCCAGCATTTGCTGAATACGTCAGGATTTGGCGCACAGGAAAGCGAACAGGCGCTGCTCGAATACCTTGATTCTCTGCCGCCGGATCAGCCGTTGCCAACAGCCATTTTGGCTGGTGGCGACTTTATGGCATCCGGCGTGGTTGCCGCGCTGGCGAAAAGAGGGCTATCAGTGCCGGGCGATATCAGCGTCATCAGCACCGACGGGTTTAACCTGGCCGAAATTCACGACGTTCCTCTGACCGCCGTTCACGTTCCGCGTGACGAGCTGGGAGCGGAAGCCATCTCCCTGCTGCAACGCCGGATGTTGCGTCCGGATGCGCCTCATACCACCCAGCTTTTGCAGGGAAAACTGGTGGTACGCAATTCTGTACGCAAAGCCACCGGCCGCGCCCTGACTCCCCGCCCGCATCTGTTGTACGATCCTTTACCGGACAGATAA